In Tubulanus polymorphus chromosome 2, tnTubPoly1.2, whole genome shotgun sequence, a single window of DNA contains:
- the LOC141899994 gene encoding EF-hand calcium-binding domain-containing protein 5-like, with protein MADVQVASSGSRSLYGSRPNSRPSRPSSRKTASRPGTGVTGSRPGTGRHLTMISSPAVSLGSRPVSRYTNVPDHLNPLLLKAVKRWKHFHEQKMMEKLKELRIGKKHYTKSIKDKARRIARKIPVEILAKQWLNKDSSTVETRAYLVDKLLPVLVLGTEKLLMEVDKRGLADISEPDPNFNPINFLAQFLMRNNPRYSNFCEASPYMRSMREVAEELKSDLFDYEGNRLAKLKADARKKREEREIQLKMKELEKKRKQEALRQQFLEWKVGPDGSVELCLIQSALKSFEEILAKLPEELREAAKFVNELDEIDDSGRLMSMDQFCLYLSKYTDEMASDIFDQFIDHLNKCAQAYISASEREHRRLILNEVFKACDNGSTGVLDRHRILILFEHFYDTAQKMVQESLRNPRRWPVIQLDEEESDASDDEDVDRPKKKRKQIEVETKEIPQTETIESKADEKKPETGEKADVEKASEESDTVQEEVTATDDNSTQVEETEAVVEESEVKEEEQENQQEEESVKENVEENKDESTEGKDDVAQEEIVDEEKTIEVVPEDNIPVEKEKSVEFADQKEDIDDKVEKADDDGAKLEEQTEEAGEEKIVADENATEKEKTNEDVDEKEADESLLRDKTEAELQVAGVDVAPQSALPGRQSAVTFAEGTSFQLQRDRTNMSQMSRSQSQASAFDENTLNTSQFVQITETFLGDSPLHAAFNLLIKLIEDGYAETEEERMRRLKKAQRELKLSRRKGLADGLFEKWDNDAAGFLELEEVEELMNKYKGGIESQAVKKGKKKLKKEFRIHDNHLNKKEFRAFLEYASEEMAGGDDAFEFLVEFLTSSIERSYIERIRGQARKKWLHQIVASAQTSGASLEPVYRQVFQALYKDAETHGDNKKICANISMLERNDAAPERGRMLLRYVAATPEDAPYVLGQYLFKDMKGVSFAAVEGGKPIHVPRVNNHGNIMFWNTERPEEDREGSLIVIPLKDKRKRVFGLLNVDTVNDPRTKAIFITHEIQFFQGVAKSFGQAFKHVDIRKKMLRIVESALTWIKHRSPSVNEVMFYMVEPDGKSTDYVLRRMTVSDEKGNTIQFANPERLERKDNLFRDYLFKTVDNSESVSAHAYGQRHLTFPLRDDLGKAVGVVDISIGDMKKLPAVENKEVMKMLRLLQMAHMEVLREAAGQEGTILESDYYGDEDSVEVLFDRLMLLDLRENVSNLDAKAYAELRSYHDPPKIIHSVIKAVLTIFYPEKATEGIFDDWGNCKQFVNIDLSHMVMSYDPTEEKRLVAAELVAKPLSDVPHGDVAKHGSIPAQHLYNWVFVCLSLIEHSHKMRENKKQSNLPEIPNSADEPCEIADVPPGAQKEITSLTTSTIAL; from the exons ATGGCTGATGTTCAAGTAGCTTCCTCGGGTTCGAGGTCTCTGTACGGATCTCGACCTAACTCGCGTCCGTCTCGTCCGAGTTCTCGAAAAACAGCATCTCGACCGGGGACGGGTGTCACTGGTTCCCGACCGGGTACTGGGCGTCATCTAACTATGATCAGCTCTCCCGCCGTATCGTTGGGGAGTCGACCTGTCAGTCGCTATACCAACGTACCCGACCATCTGAATCCGTTACTTCTGAAAGCCGTCAAAAGGTGGAAGCACTTTCACGAGCAGAAAATGAtggaaaaattaaaagaactTCGAATCGGTAAAAAACATTACACAAAATCGATCAAAGATAAAGCACGACGAATAGCGCGTAAAATACCAGTCGAGATTCTCGCCAAACAATGGTTGAATAAAGACTCATCGACCGTGGAAACAAGAGCGTACCTAGTTGATAAACTGCTACCGGTTTTAGTATTAGGTACAGAGAAATTGTTAATGGAGGTCGATAAGCGTGGATTAGCCGATATCTCCGAACCAGATCCGAACTTTAATCCGATTAATTTCCTGGCGCAGTTTCTCATGAGGAATAACCCGCGTTATAGTAATTTCTGTGAAGCGTCGCCTTACATGAGATCAATGAGAGAAGTGGctgaagaattaaaatctgATCTATTTGATTACGAGGGAAATAG ACTGGCGAAATTGAAAGCCGATGCTCGAAAGAAACGAGAGGAAAGAGAGatccaattgaaaatgaaggaaCTCGAGAAGAAAAGGAAACAGGAAGCTTTGAGACAACAGTTCTTAGAATGGAAAGTTGGACCTGATGGAAGTGTTGAATTATGTCTT ATTCAAAGTGCGTTGAAATCATTCGAAGAAATATTAGCAAAATTACCAGAAGAATTGAGAGAAgcagcaaaatttgtcaaCGAGCTcgatgaaattgatgattctggAAGACTCATGTCAATGGATCAGTTCTGTTTG tatttgtcGAAGTATACAGATGAAATGGCTAGCGATATATTTGATCAGTTtattgatcatttaaataaatgcGCCCAGGCATACATCTCAGCATCCGAAAGGGAACATCGTAGACTTATCCTTAATGAAGTCTTCAAAGCTTGTGATAATGGTAGT ACTGGAGTTCTCGATCGTCACAGAATTCTTATCTTGTTCGAACATTTTTATGATACTGCACAAAAAATGGTTCAAGAATCTTTGCGAAATCCAAGAAGAT GGCCAGTAATTCAGTTGGATGAAGAAGAAAGTGATGCAAGTGATGATGAAGATGTAGAT CGGCCAAAGAAAAAGCGTAAGC AGATTGAAgtagaaacaaaagaaatccCACAAACTGAAACTATAGAAAGCA AAGCTGATGAAAAAAAACCTGAAACCGGTGAAAAAGCTGATGTTGAGAAAGCATCGGAGGAATCGGATACCGTACAAGAGGAAGTTACAGCTACTGATGATAACTCTACACAAGTTGAAGAAACTGAGGCTGTGGTAGAAGAAAGCGAAGTGAAGGAGGAAGAACAGGAAAATCAACAAGAAGAAGAAAGTGTCAAAGAAAATGTTGAGGAGAATAAAGATGAATCGACTGAAGGAAAGGATGATGTGGCCCAGGAAGAAATTGTTGATGAAGAAAAGACAATTGAAGTAGTTCCTGAGGATAATATTCCTGTTGAAAAAGAGAAATCAGTGGAATTTGCTGATCAAAAAGAGGATATtgatgataaagttgaaaaAGCCGATGATGATGGTGCAAAATTAGAAGAACAAACAGAGGAAGCAGGCGAAGAGAAAATCGTTGCAGATGAAAATGCGACTGAAAAAGAGAAGACTAATGAAGATGTGGATGAGAAAGAAGCTGATGAAAGTTTACTAAGAGACAAAACTGAAGCAG aATTACAAGTTGCCGGTGTTGATGTCGCACCACAAAGCGCGCTCCCCGGACGTCAAAGTGCCGTCACTTTTGCCGAAGGAACATCATTTCAGTTACAGAGAGATCGAA CAAATATGTCACAAATGTCAAGAAGTCAATCACAAGCTTCAGCCTTCGATGAGAATACGTTGAATACATCACAGTTTGTACAGATTACTGAGACATTCCTCGGTGATTCTCCATTACACGCTGCATTTAACCTTCTTATCAAACTGATAGAAGATGGATACGCTGAAACTGAAGAAGAGAGAATGCGAAGACTCAAAAAG GCTCAGAGAGAATTGAAATTATCTCGTAGGAAAGGTCTCGCCGATGGTTTGTTCGAGAAATGGGATAATGACGCTGCTGGTTTCCTGGAACTGGAAGAAGTTGAGGAACTAATGAACAAATATAAAGGTGGCATTGAATCTCAGGCCGTCAAGAAAG gaaaaaagaaattgaagaaagaaTTCAGAATCCACGACAATCATTTGAACAAGAAAGAATTCCGAGCTTTCCTTGAATACGCCTCTGAAGAAATGGCTGGAGGAGATGATGCTTTTGAATTCTTGGTAGAATTCCTGACTTCCAGTATTGAG CGTTCGTACATTGAACGAATTCGTGGTCAAGCTAGAAAGAAATGGCTTCACCAGATTGTAGCCTCTGCACAGACAAGCGGTGCTAGTTTAGAGCCTGTTTATAGACAAGTATTCCAAGCTCTTTACAAG GACGCAGAAACTCACGGCGACAATAAAAAGATTTGCGCCAATATTTCGATGTTAGAACGCAATGATGCTGCACCTGAAAGGGGTCGAATGTTGTTGAGATATGTGGCTGCAACTCCTGAAGATGCTCCGTATGTACTGGGACAATATCTATTTAAAGATATGAAAGGTGTAAG TTTTGCTGCTGTGGAAGGTGGAAAACCAATCCATGTTCCAAGAGTTAACAATCATGGTAATATTATGTTCTGGAATACAGAAAGACCAGAAGAg GATCGTGAAGGTTCTCTGATAGTTATTCCACTGAAAGACAAAAGGAAAAGAGTTTTTGGTTTGTTGAATGTTGATACTGTGAACGATCCTAGAACGAAAGCTATTTTCATCACTCACGAAATACAGTTTTTCCAG GGTGTCGCGAAATCATTCGGCCAAGCTTTCAAACATGTCGACATCAGAAAGAAGATGTTGCGTATTGTAGAAAGTGCTCTTACATGGATAAAACATCGCAGTCCTAGTGTGAATGAGGTGATGTTTTATATGGTTGAACCCGATGGTAAATCAACTGATTACGTGTTGCGTAGAATGACTGTTTCAGACGAGAAAGGAAACACGATACAGTTCGCTAATCCAGAACGACTTGAACGAAAGGATAATCTATTCag AGATTATTTATTCAAGACCGTAGATAATTCTGAATCCGTATCAGCGCACGCTTATGGACAGCGACATTTAACTTTCCCGTTGAGGGACGATTTGGGCAAAGCTGTCGGAGTCGTAGACATCAGCATCGGAGACATGAAGAAATTACCGGCAGTTGAAAACAAAGAGGTGATGAAAATGTTGAGGTTGTTACAAATGGCACATATGGAAGTGTTAAGAGAAGCAGCTGGACAAGAAGGAACAATATTAG aatcaGATTACTATGGAGATGAAGACAGCGTTGAAGTGTTGTTCGATCGTCTAATGTTGTTAGATCTACGAGAAAATGTATCAAACCTCGACGCTAAAGCCTACGCTGAATTACGTAGTTATCACGATCCGCCGAAAATCATTCACAGCGTCATCAAAGCCGTTCTGACGATATTCTACCCGGAGAAAGCTACTGAGGGAATCTTTGATGACTGGGGCAACTGTAAACAG tTTGTGAACATTGATTTGAGTCATATGGTAATGAGTTATGATCCGACTGAAGAGAAGCGACTCGTAGCAGCTGAACTTGTAGCTAAGCCATTATCAG ATGTACCGCATGGAGATGTAGCCAAGCACGGTTCGATCCCAGCTCAGCACTTGTATAACTGggtgttcgtttgtttgtcacTTATTGAGCACAGTCACAAAATGAGAGAGAATAAAAAACAATCGAATCTGCCTGAAATACCAAATAGTGCTGATGAGCCATGCGAGATAGCTGATGTTCCACCGGGAGCACAAAAAGAAATCACTTCCCTCACAACTTCTACTATTGCCCTATAG
- the LOC141899644 gene encoding BTB/POZ domain-containing protein KCTD9-like, with protein sequence MLNNDCKMSEKIVTIFPQSSNNCQPGVHSGKVIAIDSSWNVTELLNKASEKLQINALQIFNCHRGLIDDINLIRDGEILYFSNVDDAFTEKCTVLPETLSGDWVVLNVGGKKFTTTRDTLVNKEPESMLARMFDNSTVQPWSSRVDSDGAYLIDRSATYFEPILNYLRHGELILDKNVNPSGVLEEAKFYGIMSLIDKVNEIIECEKPKDDITPIERREFTLALMCTPSNCELRCQGLSFRGANLSRLDLRYINFKYAKMQSVNFCGANLAYCNFERADLSKAKFDGSTLLGVKFMCANLEGASLKGCNFEDPAGSRASMEGANLKCVNLEGSHMAAVNLRVATLKNANLQNCDLRAAVLAGADLENCDLSGCDLQEANLRGANLKGATFELMLNPLHMSQTIR encoded by the exons ATGTTGAATAATGATTGCAAGATGTCAGAGAAGATCGTTACGATATTTCCTCAATCGAGTAATAATTGTCAACCAGGAGTTCATTCGGGAAAG GTGATAGCGATTGATAGTTCATGGAATGTCACAGAGCTGTTAAACAAGGCTAGCGAAAAACTTCAAATTAACGCGCTTCAGATATTTAACTGTCACAGAGGTTTGATAGATGATATCAATTTAATAAG AGATGGAGAAATCCTCTATTTCTCCAATGTTGACGATGCTTTCACTGAAAAAT GTACAGTTTTGCCGGAAACGTTGTCGGGTGATTGGGTCGTTTTGAACGTTGGTGGTAAGAAATTCACAACGACTAGAGACACTTTAGTGAATAAAGAACCCGAATCAATGTTAGCTAGGATGTTTGATAATTCTACAG TTCAGCCGTGGTCTAGTCGAGTTGATAGTGATGGAGCGTATTTGATCGATCGCAGCGCCACCTACTTTGAACCGATTTTAAATTATCTCCGCCACGGAGAACTTATATTGGATAAAAACGTGAATCCGAGCGGTGTTTTAGAGGAGGCCAAGTTTTACGGCATCATGTCATTGATCGATAAAGTGAATGAAATCATAGAA TGTGAAAAACCAAAGGATGACATAACACCGATAGAGCGTAGAGAATTTACACTAGCATTGATGTGTACTCCATCGAACTGTGAACTCAGATGTCAG GGTTTGAGTTTCCGTGGCGCGAATCTGTCCCGTTTAGATCTGAGGTATATCAACTTCAAGTACGCAAAGATGCAGTCAGTTAATTTCTGTGGCGcgaatctagcttactgtaaCTTTGAAAGGGCCGATCTTTCGAAGGCTAAATTTGAT GGTTCAACTTTGTTAGGAGTGAAATTCATGTGCGCTAATTTAGAAGGAGCTTCGTTGAAGGGTTGCAATTTTGAAGATCCCGCTGGAAGTCGCGCCAGTATGGAAG GTGCAAATCTAAAGTGTGTTAACTTGGAAGGAAGTCATATGGCTGCTGTTAATTTGAGAGTAGCGACTTTAAAGAATGCTAATTTACAGAACTGTGATTTAAGAGCCGCTGTTCTTGCTGGCGCTGACTTAGAG AACTGTGATTTATCTGGTTGTGATCTTCAAGAAGCGAATCTGAGAGGAGCGAATCTGAAAGGAGCCACATTTGAATTGATGTTAAATCCTTTACACATGTCACAGACAATCAGATGA
- the LOC141899251 gene encoding spliceosome associated factor 3, U4/U6 recycling protein-like — translation MSEETPMDITKTSPEDESSDSDSSDEEEANELKIKQLQASISENPYMYDNHVELIKLLRETGDLDRQRSARQAMREIFPLAEDLWLQWLKDEISCRDDDQDRSEIIELFENAVQDYLSVPIWLEYVQYSIGGMAREGGIEEIRRVFERSLTAAGLHVSKGHVLWEAYREFETAILGGLQPGGFQSKEQQEAVDLQIERITALFKRQLAVPLLGMKSTFGEYKDWVDQIDKHVKTTYDRTIEKLQALQPFEEALQNGTAPCLEEYLSYIEHEEKKSDPARIQCIYERAIQENCLIPDLWIRYTNYLDTKLKIAGVIMNVYDRAIRNCPWSVNLWIGKIRAMERHNQKIDTVKDVIETALNSGFTQAAEYLSVWTAYIDFLRRRIDWEATDHVKELEQFHLSIERAIDHLTQLFGNEGDPTCSLQRYWAFIEVKFCKNMTKSREIWNDIMQRGNGNKAEMWMEFIRLERAYGDSKHIRKVFQRAINSANDWPELVCEAYINYEREEGTLENFDIASQKCEAQLARIADRRAVAAEKEAEFETQRKNQKKKAPANKKQVFKKTEQIKKKEPQTEAKWSDQVSSSRITQPKTEQDSGLKRKHEEMKDEDGFAVPQKSLGPPPPGFKGPPPPGFKGTTPVESKQSDHVSEPPEKKLKEDEPVKFHTEMDDTSVFVSNLLYNVDEEKIRQALCECGEIKEIRLVKNFKGKSKGFAYVQFKTMAGVENAFKLDRKMIDGRPMFISPCKEKTQRNKVFKYSTNLEKNKLFVKNLPFTCTREALHTIFSQHGEVKDVRLVTHRSGAPKGLAYIEYVDETEAKNAVLKTDELMIGDHKISVAISQPPDRKTPLNSRPEPTTYTPSLGGGKKESATRGKAHTALMLMPRSVQRKPEADKETSNPSASTSRMSNADFRNMLLKK, via the exons ATGAGTGAAGAAACCCCAATGGACATTACAAAGACTTCACCCGAGGATGAAAGCTCGGATAGTGATAGTTCTGATGAAGAGGAAGCAAATGAgctcaaaataaaacaattacaaGCCTCA ATAAGTGAAAATCCGTACATGTATGATAATCATGTTGAGTTGATAAAATTGTTGAGAGAAACTGGTGACCTGGACCGACAGAGATCTGCTCGTCAAGCAATGAGAGAGATTTTTCCACTAGCGGAAG atTTATGGTTGCAGTGgttgaaagatgaaatatcTTGCCGCGATGATGATCAAGATCGCTCTGAAATCATCGAATTGTTCGAAAACGCTGTTCAAGATTATCTGT CTGTTCCTATATGGTTGGAATATGTACAGTATTCTATTGGTGGTATGGCGAGGGAAGGTGGAATTGAAGAAATCCGACGAGTCTTTGAGAGATCGCTTACTGCAGCAGGATTACACGTCTCTAAAGGACACGTTCTGTGGGAAGCTTACAGAGAATTCGAAACAGCAATATTAGGAGGTTTACAG CCGGGTGGATTTCAGTCTAAAGAACAACAAGAAGCAGTTGATTtacaaattgaaagaattACAGCTTTGTTTAAGCGTCAACTAGCGGTCCCTCTTCTGG GAATGAAAAGCACATTTGGCGAATATAAAGATTGGGTCGATCAAATTGATAAACACGTTAAAACTACTTACGATCGAACTATCGAAAAATTACAGGCTTTACAACCATTTGAAGAGGCTTTG CAAAATGGCACAGCACCGTGTTTGGAAGAATATCTGTCTTATATTGAACATGAAGAGAAAAAAAGTGACCCAGCGCGTATTCAGTGTATTTATGAACGGGCTATACAAGAAAACTGTCTCATTCCTGATCTCTGGATTAGATATACTAATTATCTG GACACGAAATTGAAGATTGCTGGTGTAATAATGAACGTGTATGATCGTGCTATACGCAATTGTCCGTGGTCCGTTAATCTGTGGATCGGTAAAATACGAGCGATGGAACGACACAatcaaaaaattgataccgtGAAAG ATGTTATTGAAACAGCTTTGAATTCCGGTTTCACTCAAGCAGCGGAATATCTGTCTGTATGGACGGCTTATATCGATTTCCTGAGACGAAGAATTGATTGGGAAGCAACTG ATCACGTGAAGGAATTGGAACAGTTCCACTTGTCTATCGAAAGAGCAATTGATCATTTGACTCAAt TGTTTGGTAATGAAGGAGACCCAACTTGCTCCTTACAGAGATACTGGGCATTTATAGAA GTTAAATTCTGTAAGAACATGACCAAATCTCGTGAAATATGGAACGATATCATGCAGAGGGGAAACGGAAACAAGGCAGAAATGTGGATGGAATTTATTCGTCTAGAAAG GGCGTATGGAGACAGCAAACACATTCGTAAAGTGTTTCAACGCGCGATTAATTCAGCAAATGATTGGCCGGAACTTGTTTGCGAAGCTTACATTAATTATGAACGAGAAGAAGGAACTCTAGAAAACTTTGACATCGCCAGTCAAAAGTGTGAAGCTCAACTGGCTCGCATTGCGGACAGACGGGCAGTCGCAGCGGAGAAAGAGGCTGAATTCGAAACGCAGCGAAAAAATCAGAAGAAAAAGGCACCGGCAAATAAAAAACAAGTGTTTAAAAAAACGGAGCaaatcaaaaagaaagaaCCGCAAACAGAAGCAAAATGGAGCGATCAGGTGTCGTCTAGTAGAATTACTCAACCAAAAACTGAACAAGATTCAGGTTTGAAACGCAAA CACGAAGAAATGAAAGATGAAGACGGTTTTGCGGTTCCGCAAAAGTCGCTCGGTCCTCCACCACCAGGTTTCAAGGGACCACCACCTCCAGGGTTCAAGGGAACAACTCCAGTTGAATCAAAACAATCCGATCATGTTTCTGAACCTCCtgagaaaaagctaaaag AAGATGAACCAGTGAAATTCCATACAGAAATGGATGATACAAGCGTGTTCGTTAGTAATCTATTGTATAATGTGGATGAAGAAAAGATCCGACAGGCTTTATGTGAG tgcGGCGAAATAAAGGAAATTAGACTcgtcaaaaatttcaaaggaAAATCGAAAGGATTCGCGTATGTTCAGtttaaaactatg GCAGGTGTAGAAAATGCATTTAAATTGGATCGTAAAATGATTGATGGTCGACCGATGTTTATATCACCGTGTAAAGAGAAAACTCAACGTAATAAAGttttcaag TATTCAACGAACTTggagaaaaataaattgttcgTTAAGAATCTTCCGTTCACCTGCACACGCGAAGCCCTTCACACTATATTCAGTCAG CATGGTGAAGTGAAGGATGTAAGACTTGTAACTCACAGAAGTGGAGCCCCGAAAGGACTAGCTTACATCGAATATGTCGATGAG ACCGAAGCTAAGAATGCTGTTTTAAAAACAGATGAATTAATGATTGGGGACCACAAAATATCAGTAGCAATAAGTCAACCTCCAGACAGGAAAACTCCACTCAACAGTCGACCTGAACCTACAACATATACTCCTAGTTTAGGAGGAGGCAAGAAAGAAAGTGCTAC GCGTGGTAAAGCACATACAGCTTTGATGTTGATGCCGAGATCAGTACAGCGTAAACCAGAAGCGGATAAAGAGACATCGAATCCATCTGCTTCCACATCCAGAATGAGTAATGCAGATTTCAGAAATAtgttattgaaaaaatga